The following proteins are encoded in a genomic region of Gossypium hirsutum isolate 1008001.06 chromosome D05, Gossypium_hirsutum_v2.1, whole genome shotgun sequence:
- the LOC107905435 gene encoding zinc-finger homeodomain protein 5, translating to MEVRGQEHDIKTPGSSAFGLHSPGVERRKDGNHNGTAVLTCTQTLDHVHHLQRQQSLGQGRSPHPDRVAAATGAAAVAPISVGSNAKPSSFVRYRECLKNHAASIGGNVYDGCGEFMPSGEEGTLEALKCAACDCHRNFHRKEVDGETQIGANPSRTLILNPLQLPPPLPSPTMLHPHHKYSIHTSPSSAIVASMNNMAFGSGGGGGNESSSEDLNVFQSNADGVPPPPPYVLSKKRFRTKFTQEQKDKMLELAEKVGWRINKQDEEEVQKFCAEYGVKRQVFKVWMHNNKNVKKPPPE from the coding sequence ATGGAAGTGAGAGGCCAAGAACATGATATTAAAACGCCAGGGTCTTCAGCCTTTGGTCTTCACTCGCCTGGAGTAGAGAGAAGAAAAGATGGGAACCATAATGGTACGGCCGTTCTCACGTGCACTCAAACCCTAGATCATGTTCATCATCTCCAGAGGCAGCAATCACTCGGTCAAGGGAGATCCCCACATCCGGATCGAGTCGCTGCCGCCACTGGTGCTGCAGCTGTTGCACCCATTTCAGTAGGTTCAAACGCAAAGCCGTCCAGCTTCGTCAGATACCGAGAGTGTCTCAAGAACCATGCCGCCAGCATCGGCGGGAATGTGTACGATGGCTGCGGCGAGTTCATGCCTAGTGGTGAAGAAGGAACACTCGAGGCCTTGAAATGTGCTGCCTGTGACTGTCATCGCAACTTTCATCGCAAGGAGGTTGATGGGGAGACCCAAATCGGGGCTAATCCCAGTAGAACTTTGATACTTAACCCACTTCAGTTGCCTCCTCCGTTGCCATCCCCAACCATGCTGCACCCTCATCATAAGTATTCAATTCATACAAGTCCGTCCAGTGCAATAGTTGCATCGATGAATAACATGGCGTTCGGAAGCGGCGGTGGCGGTGGGAACGAGTCTTCAAGCGAGGATCTTAACGTGTTCCAATCTAACGCCGACGGAGTGCCGCCGCCTCCGCCTTATGTGTTGTCAAAGAAGAGGTTCCGCACAAAATTTACGCAGGAGCAGAAGGATAAGATGTTGGAGTTAGCCGAGAAAGTGGGTTGGAGGATCAATAAACAAGACGAGGAGGAAGTACAGAAGTTTTGTGCTGAGTATGGGGTGAAAAGGCAGGTATTCAAGGTTTGGATGCATAATAACAAGAACGTGAAGAAGCCGCCACCGGAGTAA
- the LOC107905431 gene encoding long-chain-fatty-acid--AMP ligase FadD32 encodes MNYENYDPIFPDQPVVDQYLPIWASLSAFRSKPAFIWSEDGTTNVSNGSTLTYAQLNDSVQSISIQLLHSLQRGDTVIILCTPGLELVEIIFGCQRAGLLSVPIFPPDPSFSKQNHHHLLRALSQTKPKAAIAHHDYITKVQQYLSLRSKDKKLAQMLQNLKWVPTEDVKHKNADSRLDSMSYDGCKPDETYLIQYTSGATGIPKPVLVTAGSAAHNVRTARKAYDLHPNNVIVSWLPQYHDCGLMFLLLTIVSGATCVLTSPAAFVNRPRLWIELITQFKATCTPVPSFTLPLVVKRGGVETGSSPINLWSLRNLIIINEPIYKASVEEFLHVFKPFGLNPSSISPSYGLAENCTFVSTAWRNDDNSGNSCFPVFPSHNKLLPIARLASEEEEEDMDIIVVNEHTHEPVDDGIEGEIWVSSPSNASGYLGHPFLTQDIFKGRLSNKVSRCFVRTGDKGIVKGEERFLFVTGRCAEVIKLPNGQDIHPHYIETAAYNSCPQFIRGGCLAAFDVSRMIVLVAEMQRSEKDNKILGNICERIRENVFENEKVDVGMVVLVKSGSVPKTTSGKIQRWAAKQYFLGGKMNALMELKFDNNGGFLRSSNGRGSYGEGEEGRAVIAEEKEEVVYSLSSAPWLARL; translated from the coding sequence ATGAATTATGAGAACTACGACCCTATTTTCCCCGACCAACCAGTTGTTGACCAATACCTTCCCATTTGGGCTAGCCTGTCAGCCTTTAGGTCCAAGCCAGCTTTCATTTGGTCCGAAGATGGCACGACCAATGTAAGCAATGGCTCAACACTTACCTATGCTCAGCTCAATGATTCAGTGCAGTCCATTTCTATCCAGCTGCTGCACTCATTACAAAGAGGCGACACTGTAATCATTTTATGCACGCCTGGGCTAGAGCTGGTTGAGATTATTTTTGGGTGTCAAAGAGCCGGCCTTTTGAGCGTGCCCATATTCCCACCTGACCCTTCTTTTTCCAAACAAAACCATCACCACCTGCTCAGAGCTCTCTCCCAGACAAAGCCTAAAGCTGCCATTGCTCACCATGATTATATCACAAAAGTTCAGCAATATCTCTCTTTGCGCTCCAAAGACAAGAAGCTTGCCCAGATGTTACAAAACCTGAAGTGGGTTCCTACTGAAGATGTCAAACATAAAAATGCAGATTCAAGACTGGATTCTATGTCTTATGACGGTTGCAAACCTGATGAAACTTACTTGATTCAATACACCTCAGGTGCAACAGGGATCCCAAAGCCAGTGCTTGTGACAGCCGGATCAGCAGCTCACAATGTTAGAACAGCAAGGAAAGCTTATGACTTACATCCAAATAATGTAATCGTCTCTTGGTTGCCTCAGTACCATGATTGTGGCCTAATGTTTCTGTTATTGACCATTGTATCTGGTGCAACATGCGTGCTAACGTCACCTGCAGCTTTTGTCAACCGGCCTAGACTATGGATCGAGCTCATTACACAGTTTAAGGCCACTTGTACTCCAGTTCCATCATTCACCTTGCCACTAGTCGTGAAGCGTGGTGGAGTCGAAACAGGAAGCTCACCTATCAATCTATGGAGTTTGAGAAACCTCATTATCATTAATGAGCCCATTTACAAGGCATCAGTTGAAGAATTTCTTCATGTGTTCAAGCCTTTTGGATTAAACCCGTCGTCCATCTCCCCCTCGTATGGCTTAGCAGAGAATTGCACTTTCGTTTCCACAGCATGGAGAAACGATGACAACTCTGGAAACTCCTGTTTCCCCGTTTTCCCTTCCCACAACAAGCTCTTACCTATTGCGAGACTTGccagtgaagaagaagaagaggacaTGGACATCATTGTAGTGAACGAGCACACACACGAACCTGTTGATGATGGAATCGAAGGCGAGATTTGGGTTTCGTCTCCAAGCAACGCCTCAGGTTACTTAGGCCATCCTTTCTTAACTCAAGACATATTCAAAGGTAGGCTTAGTAACAAGGTCAGTCGGTGTTTCGTCCGGACCGGGGATAAAGGGATTGTTAAAGGGGAAGAAAGATTTCTCTTCGTAACAGGTCGTTGCGCAGAGGTGATTAAGCTCCCAAATGGTCAGGACATACACCCTCATTACATAGAGACAGCAGCTTACAATAGTTGCCCACAGTTCATAAGAGGGGGTTGTCTCGCTGCGTTTGATGTTTCAAGAATGATCGTTCTTGTTGCAGAAATGCAGAGGAGTGAAAAAGATAATAAGATTTTGGGGAATATATGTGAAAGAATCAGAGAAAATGTTTTCGAAAACGAAAAAGTTGATGTAGGGATGGTAGTTCTTGTAAAAAGCGGAAGTGTCCCGAAAACAACTTCGGGTAAAATTCAAAGGTGGGCGGCTAAGCAGTATTTTCTAGGAGGTAAAATGAATGCTTTAATGGAACTCAAGTTTGATAACAATGGCGGATTCTTGCGGTCAAGTAATGGAAGAGGAAGCTACGGAGAAGGGGAAGAAGGAAGAGCAGTGATAGCCGAAGAGAAAGAAGAGGTTGTTTATTCACTCTCAAGTGCTCCATGGTTGGCTCGATTGTAA